AGATCGCCCGCGCGTTCCTGATTGCCGAGGCGACCATGGGGCAGCGCATCAGCCGGGCCAAGAAGCGCATCACGGCCTCCGGGATCGGCTTCCGCCCGCCCCGGGACACCGAGCGGGCGGCCCGGCTGGACGCCGTGTCCCAGGTCCTCTACCTGATCTTCACCGAGGGGCACACCAGCACCTCGGGGGAGGCGCTGCACCGTGCGGACCTGTCGGCCGAGGCGATCCGTCTGACCCGAATGGTCCAAGCGGCTCTCCCCCGCAACGGCGAGGTGGCCGGGTTGCTGGCCCTCATGCTGCTCACCGACGCGCGTCGCGCGGCCCGCACCGGACCTGCGGGGGAACTGATCCCGCTGGCGGAACAGGACCGCACCCGTTGGGACGCGAGTGCGGTGGCGGAGGGCACGGCTCTGATCAGCGAGGCGATGGCACGCACCACGCCGGGCCCGTATCAGCTCCAGGCGGCGATCGCGGCCGTCCACGCCGAGCCGGTGCGCGCCGTGGACACCGACTGGCCGCAGATCCTCGGGCTGTACCGGCTGTTGGAGCGGCTGACCGGAAACCCGATGGTCACACTCAACCTCGGCGTGGCCGCCGCGATGGTCCACGGTCCCGAGGCGGGGCTGCGGCTGCTGGCCTCACTGGACGCCGACGAGCGACTTCGTGGACACCATCGCCTCGCGGCGGTGCGTGGCCACCTGTGGGAGCCGGCCGGTGACCACGAGGCGGCGGCGTACGCCGAGGCGGCTCGTCGCACGCTCAGCCTCCCCGAGCAGCGGTATCTCCTCGGCCGTGCAGTCAGGCTGCGCGACGGGCCTGCGGGGTGACGACCGTGGTCGTCGAGTCGACTTGCCGCTCGACGGCCACGGTCTCGTCCACTGCGCTCGGCTCGATCGCACGTCGCAGCGGGCCTCGTCTTGGTGCCGACGGGTCAGGAGCGGGTCACCGCCGAGGACGCCGAGTCGACGGGCGCGTTCGGGCGACCACGTCGATACAGCAGGCTGAAGATCGTCGCGGCGGCCAGTGCCGCCGCCGCGATCACCAGGGTGACGTGATAGCCGCTGTCGAAGGCTCGGACGGCGGCGTTCACCAGCGGGTCCGCGTCCTCGGTCGCCATTCCGGCGGCGGCGGCGCGGGCGTCGTCCAGGCTGGCGGCGGCCTCGGCCGGCGCCCCGGCGGGCAGGGTGATGACCCGGCTGTAGACGGAGGTCAGGGCGCTGCCCAGGATCGCGACGCCGGTCAGGCTGCCGAGTTCGTAGGAGACCTCCTCCACTGAGGACGCCATGCCCGCGCGGTGGGCGGGCGCGTTGCCCACGATCGCGGAGGAGGCGGCGGTCATCGCGACGCCGACGCCCGCGCCGATGACGACGAGACAGAGGATCACTGCGAGCTGTCCTGTCGTGCCGACGACGAGCATGGCGACCACGCCCAGCGTCGATGCCAGCAGTCCCCCGGCGATCAGCTTTCGCGGGCCCACCCGGTGCAGCCTCGCCCCGGCCACGATGCCCACCGGCAGTGAGCCGAGTGCGAAGGCGGCCACGACCAGGCCCGCCTCCAACGGACTCTGGCCCAGGACCAGTTGCAGACGCTGGGACAGGATGAGCTGCACGCCCGCCGTGGTGAACATCGCGGCGGCCGCGGCGACGACGCCGATGAGGATGCGCGGGTCGCGGAACAGGGTGAAGTCGATCAGTGGGTAGGCGCGGCCGCGTTGACGACGCACGAAGAGCCAGAACCCGAGGACGGCCGCGATCACCGCCACGCCGATGGCGGGCAGCGACGGCGCGGGATTCGTCGCCTCCTTGATCGCATAGACCAGGCCGACGAGCCCGACCATGATCTGGACCGAGGCCAGCGGGTCCCACGGCTTGTCGGCGGCTCCCCCGCCGCCGGGGGCGACGAGGACGGTGAGCACCAGGGCGATCAGCACGATCGGGATGTTGATCAGGAAGACCGATCCCCACCAGAAGTGCTCCAGGAGCAGGCCGCCGACGATCGGGCCGAGCGCGGTGCCGCAGACCGCGACCGAGCCCCAGATCGCGATGGCGATGTTGCGTTCCCGCTCGTCGTCGAAGGTGGTCCTGATCAACGAGAGCGTGGCGGGCATCATCGCCGCCGCTCCCACGGCGAGGAACGCTCGCGCGGCGATGAGGATCGTGGGCGAGGCGGCGTAGGCCGCCGCTGCGGAGGCGGCGCCGAACACGGCCAGGCCCACCAGGTACATCCGCTTGTGCCCGACGCGGTCGCCGAGCGTGCCCGCTCCCATGAGCAGACCCGCCATGACGAGCGGGTAGGCGTTGATGATCCACAGCTTCTCCGACGCGTTCGCGCGCAGTTCGCCGGTCAGCGTCGGCAGGGCGGTGTAGAGCACGGTCATGTCCACCGAGATCAGCAGGAGTCCCAGTGAGACGGTCAGCAGCACAGTCCAGCGGCGTGCGGGCATGAGGTATCCGACGGCTTTCTTCCGAGTGGTCGGGGCGGGATGACGGGTGGTCGATGCCACCAGACCGGAACCGGAGTCAGGACTCGGCGGGGTCCGACGGCGGCTCGATCAACGCGGTGATGCGGCGGGTCACGGCCTCCCGGACTGCGGGGGTCAGCGAGGTTCCCTTGGTGGCCTCGAGCAGCCACAGTCCGTCGGCGGCCAGGCGGGCGAGGAAGAGGTTCAGCGTCGCCGACTCCGGCGAGGTCGGCGCCGGGACCCAGCGCTGGGTCAGCTCGTTCCACACCTCGGCCAGTGCCGGGTGATTCGCCGACTCCAGCATGAACGCGAGTTCGGCGGTGCTGCTGGGCTGGTCGCTCAGATTGAGCCGGGCGTAGGCGGCGGCTCGCTGCTGCGGCGTCGCCTCGTCCCGAGGCATGCCCAACTCGGCGAGCAGCCGCTCCTCCCACTGGTCGGTGATGCGTTGCTGGATCGCCAGCAGCAGGTCGTCACGAGTGTGGAAGTGGTAGAGCAGGCCGCCCTTGGTCACGCCGGCCTCCTCGGCGGCGGCGTCCAGGGTCAGCCCGGTGATGCCCGCGCGCTCGGTGACGCGGATCGCGGCATCGAGGATCGCGGTCCTCGAACTCGGTCTCATGGGAGTAACTGTACCTTCCGGAAGGTACAGTTACCCGAGTGACTGCGGCCACATCGCGGCCGAGTGCGGGCGCCCGACGCGGGGCGAGGCGGTGAACTCGGTGTCGACGTCGGCGCCGTCTCTGGCGGCCTCCATGCACCGTGCGGCTCGCCCGTCTCCGGGGCGCCTACGTGCCGGTCGCCATCGGGGAACCGGATCGCCACGGCGGTGACCTGCGTGCCCTCGGCGCCCACGAAGTGGTGCGCGGTTCGTCGTCGGAGTTCGGCGGCCGGGTCGACAGTGTTCCTGGACTCTGGCAGGCGGGCCGCAGCTCGTCGACGCCCACGGAGCCGCGAAGCGAACCGACCGTCGGGTTCGGGCAAGTGGACCGAACGGTCCATTCGCCTGGGGCTGCCCACCGGCTCCCGGTCACCTCGATGTCGGACAACGGCGCCCGGCCCGGCGGCATCCTGAACCACGTCGATCAAATCACTTCG
The Actinoalloteichus fjordicus DNA segment above includes these coding regions:
- a CDS encoding TetR/AcrR family transcriptional regulator, giving the protein MRPSSRTAILDAAIRVTERAGITGLTLDAAAEEAGVTKGGLLYHFHTRDDLLLAIQQRITDQWEERLLAELGMPRDEATPQQRAAAYARLNLSDQPSSTAELAFMLESANHPALAEVWNELTQRWVPAPTSPESATLNLFLARLAADGLWLLEATKGTSLTPAVREAVTRRITALIEPPSDPAES
- a CDS encoding RNA polymerase sigma factor; the protein is MSIPTAVEGLLRDLAPQVLGALVRRYGHFDASEDAVQEALLIAATRWPADGVPEEPRSWLIRVAGRRLVDELRSSQARREREAAEARRIPQAEFLAPPPETHRESEHDDSLAMLFRCCHPALSPPSQVALTLRAVGGLTTIEIARAFLIAEATMGQRISRAKKRITASGIGFRPPRDTERAARLDAVSQVLYLIFTEGHTSTSGEALHRADLSAEAIRLTRMVQAALPRNGEVAGLLALMLLTDARRAARTGPAGELIPLAEQDRTRWDASAVAEGTALISEAMARTTPGPYQLQAAIAAVHAEPVRAVDTDWPQILGLYRLLERLTGNPMVTLNLGVAAAMVHGPEAGLRLLASLDADERLRGHHRLAAVRGHLWEPAGDHEAAAYAEAARRTLSLPEQRYLLGRAVRLRDGPAG
- a CDS encoding MFS transporter, yielding MPARRWTVLLTVSLGLLLISVDMTVLYTALPTLTGELRANASEKLWIINAYPLVMAGLLMGAGTLGDRVGHKRMYLVGLAVFGAASAAAAYAASPTILIAARAFLAVGAAAMMPATLSLIRTTFDDERERNIAIAIWGSVAVCGTALGPIVGGLLLEHFWWGSVFLINIPIVLIALVLTVLVAPGGGGAADKPWDPLASVQIMVGLVGLVYAIKEATNPAPSLPAIGVAVIAAVLGFWLFVRRQRGRAYPLIDFTLFRDPRILIGVVAAAAAMFTTAGVQLILSQRLQLVLGQSPLEAGLVVAAFALGSLPVGIVAGARLHRVGPRKLIAGGLLASTLGVVAMLVVGTTGQLAVILCLVVIGAGVGVAMTAASSAIVGNAPAHRAGMASSVEEVSYELGSLTGVAILGSALTSVYSRVITLPAGAPAEAAASLDDARAAAAGMATEDADPLVNAAVRAFDSGYHVTLVIAAAALAAATIFSLLYRRGRPNAPVDSASSAVTRS